In Frankiales bacterium, one genomic interval encodes:
- a CDS encoding metalloregulator ArsR/SmtB family transcription factor: MKAKSTSTDRASGEKPVVPDAAALQAAASLFRSLGDPSRLAILSHLLLGEHRVVELTEHLGLAQSTVSAHLRCLLDCGLVRSRPVGRASVFAVTHEPDVLAVLAAAEGLLASTGDAVVLCPVYGARAFETKARS, translated from the coding sequence ATGAAAGCGAAGTCCACCAGCACCGACCGGGCGTCGGGGGAGAAGCCGGTGGTGCCTGATGCGGCGGCGTTGCAGGCCGCCGCGAGTCTGTTTCGCAGCCTCGGCGACCCATCACGCCTCGCGATCCTGAGCCACCTGCTGCTCGGAGAGCACCGGGTCGTCGAGCTGACCGAGCATCTCGGGCTGGCGCAGTCCACGGTGTCGGCCCATCTGCGCTGTCTGCTCGACTGCGGCTTGGTCCGGTCCCGCCCGGTGGGGCGAGCGTCCGTGTTCGCCGTGACCCATGAGCCGGACGTGCTCGCGGTCCTGGCGGCAGCGGAGGGGCTGCTCGCGAGCACGGGTGACGCCGTCGTCCTGTGCCCCGTGTACGGGGCACGTGCGTTCGAGACCAAGGCACGGTCATGA
- a CDS encoding iron transporter yields the protein MFANYLIGLREGLEASLIVGILVAYVVKAGQRSRLGAVWAGTGIAIALSLAFGAVLTVTSSSLSEEAEHGFAGTMSIIAVTLVTWMVFWMRRTARDMRGDMHGRLDKAMLSGGFALGLVALVAVLREGLETALFLWASTSASEGTAAALGGALLGIATAIAIGWAVYRGAMRLNLATFFTWTGALLIVVAAGVLAYGVRDLQEAGWLPGGANYAFDVSATIDEDGPLGTILGGFFHFDPITTWLQLTVWVSYLVITLAIYLRPQRPTVPAEVAAPQSELV from the coding sequence ATGTTCGCGAACTACCTCATCGGGCTCAGGGAAGGCCTCGAGGCCTCGCTCATTGTGGGAATCCTTGTCGCCTACGTCGTGAAAGCGGGTCAGCGCTCGCGTCTCGGCGCGGTCTGGGCTGGTACCGGCATCGCGATCGCGCTGTCGCTTGCGTTCGGTGCCGTGCTGACTGTGACCTCGAGTTCGCTGTCAGAGGAAGCCGAGCACGGTTTCGCCGGCACGATGTCGATCATCGCGGTCACACTCGTGACCTGGATGGTGTTCTGGATGCGGCGGACCGCCCGCGACATGCGCGGCGACATGCACGGCCGGCTCGACAAGGCGATGCTCTCCGGCGGGTTCGCGCTAGGCCTCGTGGCCTTGGTCGCGGTGCTGCGCGAGGGTCTGGAGACCGCTCTGTTCCTGTGGGCGTCGACCTCCGCGTCCGAGGGCACGGCGGCCGCCCTCGGCGGGGCACTGCTCGGCATCGCCACAGCGATCGCGATCGGCTGGGCCGTCTATCGCGGCGCCATGCGCCTGAACCTGGCCACCTTCTTCACCTGGACCGGGGCCCTGCTGATCGTGGTCGCCGCCGGAGTCCTTGCCTACGGCGTGCGCGACCTGCAGGAGGCCGGCTGGCTGCCCGGCGGGGCGAACTACGCCTTCGACGTCAGCGCGACGATCGACGAAGACGGCCCGCTCGGCACGATCCTCGGCGGCTTCTTTCACTTCGACCCGATCACCACATGGCTGCAGCTCACGGTGTGGGTGTCCTACCTCGTCATCACTCTGGCGATCTACCTGCGCCCACAGCGCCCGACCGTTCCTGCCGAGGTCGCCGCCCCGCAGTCCGAACTGGTCTGA
- a CDS encoding helix-turn-helix domain-containing protein: MIMEREELAGLPALLDVPDAARVLGIGRSLAYELVRRGEWPTAVLRFGRLIKIPSGPLLRLVESGPDAPATQTTKGSRVPG, encoded by the coding sequence ATGATCATGGAACGCGAGGAACTGGCCGGGTTGCCAGCACTGTTGGACGTCCCTGACGCGGCCCGCGTGCTCGGCATTGGCCGATCTCTGGCCTATGAACTCGTCCGTCGAGGGGAGTGGCCCACCGCCGTTCTCCGGTTCGGCAGGTTGATCAAGATCCCGAGTGGTCCGCTCCTCCGGCTCGTCGAGAGCGGGCCGGACGCGCCGGCCACGCAGACCACCAAGGGATCGCGCGTGCCAGGGTGA
- a CDS encoding tyrosine-type recombinase/integrase: MGFTRKRKDTKGGVRYAAVYRDARGQVRQAGTFATRKEANLAWQRAEARLAAGRPDDASAGKLRFEDYVNERWFPHHVLEPSTRQSYRYVLDRHIVPWFGPMRMRDILPAHVRQWVTEMDASGVSPASIRHVKIVLSAIFTTALNDFVIAIHPCRGVKSPTVPVKEYRILTPEEYARLYDALPNDASRLIVEVAIGSGLRWGELTELRVRDIHPVTGILTVTRSVVELSPKFHPTGERFLVKPYPKTKHSRRLKLDQALVAEIQRHTKAHGLRADDLLFQLEHLSLEAPSRPLLVDAAELGLTEPNAAGRTYRHGTLSAYTAGKCRCAHCKAAFASYRAQRRAEGRDEPRGSRAVDTDGHLPRDWFTRRVWRPACTEAGLDPRPRLHDLRHSHASWLLAGGADLQVVRDRLGHTSIATTSKYVHTLPTADETALAALRRVKA; this comes from the coding sequence ATGGGGTTCACCCGCAAGCGCAAGGACACGAAGGGCGGTGTCCGCTACGCCGCCGTCTATCGGGATGCCCGGGGGCAGGTGCGGCAGGCTGGCACGTTCGCGACGCGCAAGGAGGCGAACCTGGCCTGGCAGAGGGCCGAGGCCCGGTTGGCGGCAGGTCGCCCGGACGACGCGTCGGCCGGGAAGCTGAGGTTCGAGGATTACGTGAACGAGCGCTGGTTCCCCCACCATGTGCTCGAGCCCTCGACCCGGCAGAGCTACCGGTATGTCCTGGACCGGCACATCGTGCCGTGGTTCGGGCCGATGCGGATGCGCGACATCCTGCCCGCCCACGTGCGTCAGTGGGTGACCGAGATGGATGCCAGCGGGGTGAGCCCGGCGAGCATTAGGCACGTGAAGATCGTGCTCTCGGCCATCTTCACAACTGCGCTCAATGACTTCGTGATCGCGATCCACCCTTGCCGCGGGGTGAAGTCCCCCACTGTGCCGGTGAAGGAGTACCGGATCCTGACCCCGGAGGAGTACGCCCGCCTCTACGACGCCCTGCCCAACGACGCGTCGCGGCTGATTGTCGAGGTCGCCATCGGGTCCGGGCTGCGCTGGGGTGAGCTCACCGAGCTGCGCGTCCGCGACATCCACCCGGTGACCGGGATCCTGACCGTGACGCGCTCGGTCGTCGAACTGAGCCCGAAGTTCCACCCGACCGGTGAGCGGTTCCTCGTCAAGCCCTACCCCAAGACCAAGCACTCACGCCGACTCAAGCTCGACCAAGCACTCGTGGCCGAGATCCAGCGGCACACGAAGGCGCACGGCCTCCGAGCGGACGACCTGCTATTCCAGCTCGAGCACCTCAGCCTCGAGGCGCCGTCACGTCCACTGCTGGTGGACGCCGCCGAGCTCGGGCTCACCGAGCCGAACGCCGCTGGCCGCACCTACCGGCACGGCACACTGTCCGCCTACACCGCCGGTAAGTGTCGCTGCGCGCACTGCAAGGCCGCCTTCGCCAGCTATCGGGCGCAGCGTCGCGCCGAAGGCAGGGACGAACCGCGTGGAAGCCGGGCGGTCGACACCGACGGACACCTGCCCCGCGACTGGTTCACCCGGCGCGTCTGGCGACCCGCCTGCACCGAGGCAGGGCTCGACCCGAGGCCACGGCTGCACGACCTCCGCCACTCCCACGCGTCCTGGCTCCTCGCTGGTGGCGCCGACCTTCAGGTCGTCCGCGACCGACTCGGACACACGTCGATCGCCACCACGAGCAAGTACGTCCACACCCTGCCGACCGCCGACGAGACTGCCCTCGCCGCGCTCCGGCGCGTCAAGGCTTGA
- the maeA gene encoding oxaloacetate-decarboxylating malate dehydrogenase gives MSIQTAAPHHAETVYDETLGIWETSLRGRSVLTEPRLNKGTAFTDEERRDLGLVGLLPPRQLTLEQQATRAYLRYLEQPNDLAKHVFLTALHDRNEVLFFRVLGRHLPEMLPIVYTPTVGDAIQRYSHEYRRPRGVYLSVDDPDGIETALAASGRSADEVDLIVATDAQGILGIGDWGVGGIDIAVGKLNVYTAAAGINPARTLAVMLDVGTDRQTLLDDPLYLGLRHPRVDADTYDAFIDRYVQAATRLFPSAILHWEDFGTSNARRILDRYRSTTLTFNDDMQGTGAVALAAVLSATSQLDLPLGEHRVVVYGSGTAGIGIADQLRDAMVSMGVPPSDAARQFWCVGRHGLLTDDRADLRDFQAPYARPAHEVEAWDVDVELGGVSLDEVVRRVRPTILIGTSGRPQAFTETVVREMAAHVERPVIMPMSNPTSLSEAFPGELIEWTDGRALVATGSPFPPVSYGGVEHEIAQVNNALVFPGLGLGAIVVRARRITDGMLYAAAAAVAGLSEASHPGASLLPRVSDLREVSAVVATAVARRAIEDGVAAAPPVADLEQLVRASMWRCDYHPVRAV, from the coding sequence ATGAGCATCCAGACCGCCGCCCCACACCACGCCGAGACCGTGTACGACGAGACCCTCGGCATCTGGGAGACCTCGCTCCGCGGCAGGTCGGTCCTGACGGAGCCACGGCTGAACAAGGGCACCGCGTTCACCGACGAGGAGCGCCGCGACCTGGGCCTCGTGGGCCTCCTGCCGCCGCGCCAGCTCACGCTCGAGCAGCAGGCGACCCGCGCGTACCTCCGCTACCTGGAGCAGCCGAACGACTTGGCGAAGCACGTGTTCCTCACGGCGCTGCACGACCGGAACGAGGTGCTGTTCTTCCGCGTCCTGGGCCGGCATCTCCCGGAAATGCTGCCCATCGTGTATACGCCGACGGTGGGCGACGCGATCCAGCGCTACAGCCACGAGTACCGACGCCCCCGCGGCGTGTACCTCTCGGTGGACGATCCCGACGGCATCGAGACCGCCCTGGCGGCGTCGGGCCGCTCGGCCGACGAGGTGGACCTCATCGTCGCCACGGACGCGCAGGGCATCCTGGGGATCGGCGACTGGGGCGTCGGCGGCATCGACATCGCGGTGGGCAAGCTGAACGTCTACACCGCGGCGGCCGGCATCAATCCGGCCCGGACCCTGGCAGTGATGCTCGACGTCGGCACCGACCGCCAGACGCTGCTCGACGACCCGCTCTATCTGGGTCTGCGCCATCCCCGCGTGGACGCCGACACCTACGACGCGTTCATCGATCGCTACGTGCAGGCCGCGACCCGTCTGTTCCCCTCGGCGATCCTGCACTGGGAGGACTTCGGCACGAGCAACGCACGGCGGATCCTGGACCGCTACCGTTCCACGACGCTGACGTTCAACGACGACATGCAGGGCACGGGTGCGGTCGCTCTCGCCGCGGTGCTGTCCGCCACTTCGCAGCTCGACCTGCCTCTCGGCGAGCACCGGGTGGTCGTCTACGGATCCGGCACCGCAGGGATCGGGATCGCCGACCAGCTGCGGGACGCGATGGTCTCCATGGGGGTGCCACCGAGCGATGCCGCGCGACAGTTCTGGTGCGTCGGCAGGCACGGGCTCCTCACCGACGACCGGGCGGATCTGCGCGACTTCCAGGCGCCGTACGCACGCCCGGCGCACGAGGTCGAGGCGTGGGACGTCGACGTCGAGCTGGGCGGAGTCAGCCTGGACGAGGTGGTCAGGCGCGTGAGGCCGACCATCCTGATCGGCACCTCCGGACGGCCTCAGGCGTTCACCGAGACGGTCGTCCGGGAGATGGCCGCCCACGTCGAGCGCCCCGTGATCATGCCCATGTCCAACCCCACCAGCCTGTCCGAGGCGTTCCCGGGCGAGCTCATCGAGTGGACGGACGGACGCGCCCTGGTGGCCACCGGGAGCCCGTTCCCGCCCGTGAGCTATGGCGGTGTGGAGCACGAGATCGCCCAGGTGAACAACGCGCTGGTGTTCCCCGGCCTGGGTCTCGGCGCGATCGTGGTCCGCGCCAGGCGCATCACGGACGGCATGCTGTACGCCGCGGCCGCCGCAGTGGCCGGCCTGTCCGAGGCCTCGCATCCGGGCGCCTCGTTGCTCCCCCGCGTCTCCGACCTCCGCGAGGTCTCCGCCGTCGTAGCGACCGCGGTCGCCCGGCGTGCGATCGAGGACGGGGTCGCCGCAGCACCGCCGGTGGCTGACCTCGAGCAACTCGTCCGCGCGTCGATGTGGCGGTGCGACTACCACCCGGTCCGGGCCGTCTGA
- a CDS encoding methyltransferase domain-containing protein, translated as MSDVTSHYSGSGDLIAAIRSALGGAGVDIDGIATTALAPVDEFHIRGRAATLEIAEALQIDAGSRVLDLGSGLGGPARTLAEVVGCHVTGVDLTPEFCDVAAELSRWTGLAERTRFEVGDATALGFTESSFDAVLTMHVAMNIADKAGLYREARRVLAPGGRFVVYDVLQGPGGDLHYPVPWARDPAHSHLATPEEMRVLLTGAGFSIVSETDSSSASTEWFAAVAARVAVDGPPPVTFAAFLGSDFAEMARNQVANLREDRIRTVTFVCT; from the coding sequence GTGAGCGACGTCACCTCGCACTACTCAGGGTCCGGCGACCTGATCGCCGCCATCCGGTCCGCGCTCGGCGGCGCCGGGGTGGACATCGACGGGATCGCGACGACGGCGCTCGCGCCGGTCGACGAGTTCCACATCCGCGGCCGCGCCGCGACGCTCGAGATCGCGGAGGCGCTGCAGATCGACGCCGGCTCGCGCGTGCTCGATCTCGGCAGCGGCCTCGGCGGCCCGGCGCGCACGCTGGCGGAGGTGGTCGGATGCCACGTCACCGGTGTGGACCTCACGCCCGAGTTCTGCGACGTCGCGGCCGAGCTGTCGCGCTGGACCGGGCTCGCGGAGCGGACCCGGTTCGAGGTGGGCGACGCGACCGCGCTCGGCTTCACCGAGTCCTCCTTCGACGCGGTGCTCACGATGCACGTCGCCATGAACATCGCCGACAAGGCGGGGCTCTACCGCGAGGCGCGCCGGGTGCTGGCACCCGGTGGGCGCTTCGTCGTGTACGACGTGCTCCAGGGTCCGGGCGGCGACCTGCACTACCCCGTGCCCTGGGCGCGCGATCCCGCCCACAGCCACCTGGCCACCCCCGAGGAGATGCGCGTCCTGCTCACCGGGGCCGGGTTCTCGATCGTCTCGGAGACGGACTCGTCGTCCGCCAGCACCGAGTGGTTCGCGGCGGTCGCGGCGCGGGTGGCCGTGGACGGTCCGCCGCCGGTCACCTTCGCGGCGTTCCTCGGCAGCGACTTCGCCGAGATGGCGCGCAACCAGGTGGCCAACCTGCGCGAGGACCGCATCCGGACCGTCACGTTCGTCTGTACCTGA
- a CDS encoding TerC/Alx family metal homeostasis membrane protein, with the protein MVVPLWAWFAVVGVILVMLAVDLVSHRRAHVVSLREAGVWTGIWVALGVTFGVVLAAVYGSEAAAQYFAGYVIEKSLAVDNVFVFAIIFAWFSVPREYQHRVLFLGVVGALVLRGIFIALGSVLIASFGWVLYVFGALLVYTGWRMARSAGSHVDLERSRTVRAFRRLVPMTDEYDGQRLVVRRAGALVATPLLLVLVVVEVTDVVFAIDSIPAIFAVTQEPFLVFTANAFAMLGLRAMYFLLADLMDRFVHLKLGLALVLVWVGVKMLALDVVHVPTLLSLGVVVSILAVTVVASLRATRTTDAVADDGVASDAADRPEHPHPGSASAGTDQQAPAHREPHAGVAATGTSTPITTTGAPR; encoded by the coding sequence GTGGTCGTCCCCCTCTGGGCCTGGTTCGCCGTCGTCGGCGTCATCCTCGTGATGCTCGCCGTCGACCTCGTGAGCCACCGCCGGGCACATGTGGTCTCGCTGCGCGAGGCCGGCGTCTGGACCGGCATCTGGGTCGCGCTCGGCGTCACGTTCGGCGTGGTGCTGGCGGCGGTGTACGGGAGCGAGGCAGCGGCTCAGTACTTCGCCGGCTACGTCATCGAGAAGTCGCTGGCCGTGGACAACGTCTTCGTCTTCGCGATCATCTTCGCCTGGTTCAGCGTCCCCCGGGAGTACCAGCACCGGGTGCTGTTCCTGGGAGTCGTCGGTGCGCTCGTCCTGCGCGGGATCTTCATCGCCCTGGGCTCGGTGCTCATCGCGAGCTTCGGCTGGGTCCTGTACGTCTTCGGTGCGCTGCTCGTCTACACCGGGTGGCGCATGGCGCGTTCCGCGGGGAGCCACGTCGACCTCGAGCGCAGCCGCACGGTCCGTGCGTTCCGGCGCCTCGTCCCGATGACCGACGAGTACGACGGCCAGCGGCTGGTCGTGCGCCGCGCCGGTGCGCTCGTGGCCACCCCGCTGCTGCTCGTGCTGGTGGTGGTCGAGGTCACCGACGTCGTGTTCGCGATCGACTCGATCCCCGCGATCTTCGCGGTGACCCAGGAGCCCTTCCTCGTCTTCACGGCCAACGCCTTCGCGATGCTGGGCCTGCGCGCCATGTACTTCCTGCTCGCCGACCTCATGGACAGGTTCGTCCACCTCAAGCTCGGGCTCGCGCTGGTGCTGGTCTGGGTCGGCGTCAAGATGCTGGCGCTCGACGTGGTCCACGTCCCGACGCTGCTCTCGCTGGGGGTCGTCGTGTCGATCCTCGCCGTGACCGTCGTCGCGAGCCTGAGGGCGACGCGCACGACGGACGCCGTCGCCGACGACGGCGTCGCGTCCGACGCTGCCGACCGACCGGAGCACCCGCACCCGGGCTCGGCGTCCGCCGGCACCGACCAGCAGGCCCCAGCGCACCGCGAGCCGCACGCCGGCGTCGCGGCCACCGGCACCAGCACGCCCATCACGACGACAGGAGCACCGCGATGA